One Eriocheir sinensis breed Jianghai 21 unplaced genomic scaffold, ASM2467909v1 Scaffold17, whole genome shotgun sequence genomic window carries:
- the LOC126990501 gene encoding solute carrier organic anion transporter family member 4A1-like yields MGEVTLDPASLASSYSDSGFSSSQASISSDLDGSAAGLGSSRADLVAAEGEEEAGSCGWLCLRPRWLQHARTSKWVLFWLCWAAAAQGMVVNGFVNVCITTIEKRFNLRSTDAGLIAGAYDFAFLLCSMPVSYLGSRAGSCKPRWLGWGIFIMGAGSFLFALPHFLVPSYIPSSSNASSILYCLRQGTRENQCGVLVENWLSSYRHIFVLGQFLHGVGASPLYTLGITYLDESVPVKMSSVYLGIFYAMAVVGPAAGYVLGGQFLRVYINAPKVLPDRYGLEASSDLWLGGWWIGFLLSGSLCMLISWPIMAFPAQLPGAKAIKASRVSEAYGSTAGAGGGGGGGGGGGRDITAAGAGGGGAAGFGKLRDLPKAVKVLALNPTFLALSLAGATEGILLAGFATFTPKFLENQFSMAASLAALIVGFVVVPAGGGGTLLGGWIIKRLHLSCSGILKMCIIFSVVCVLSCLTFVISCPNIDFAGVNVEYGNRSTSPSAPSLIASCNQQCGCQDVAYSPVCGANNVMYFSPCHAGCSSMVEGQDGVKVFQECRCVAPSSPTAPPGDPRLAPDSALREKCPATCLLMPVFLAIFFVTMLLTFIISLPALSGTLRCVPDSHRSFALGLQWIVIRLLGTIPGPILFGVLFDHTCILWQSTCGRGGACRSYDNFHMSRYMMAISVLFKFLSTILFIIAWWMYKAPPTSSDALPDPPLTLPIPHSSPATTPPITPKRKGFRGGRELRGVDNMGAELT; encoded by the exons ATGGGAGAGGTGACCCTTGACCCCGCCTCCCTGGCCAGCTCCTACAGTGACAGTGGCTTCAGCTCTTCACAG GCgtccatcagcagtgacctggaCGGCTCCGCGGCGGGGCTGGGGTCGTCGCGGGCGGACCTGGTggcggcggagggggaggaggaggcgggcagCTGCGGGTGGCTGTGCCTGCGGCCACGCTGGTTGCAGCACGCCCGCACCTCCAAGTGGGTGCTCTTCTGGCTGTGCTGGGCCGCCGCCGCGCAGg GTATGGTCGTCAATGGGTTCGTCAATGTCTGCATCACGACCATAGAGAAGAGATTTAACCTGCGCTCCACCGATGCAG GTCTCATCGCGGGGGCATATGACTTTGCCTTCCTCCTATGCTCCATGCCAGTGTCCTACCTCGGGTCACGGGCGGGGAGCTGCAAGCCGCGATGGCTGGGCTGGGGCATCTTCATAATGGGTGCTGGGTCCTTCCTCTTTGCCCTGCCCCACTTCCTCGTGCCCTCCTACATCCCCAGCAGCAGCAACGCATCCTCCATCCTCTATTGCCTGCGCCAG GGCACGAGAGAGAACCAGTGCGGGGTGTTGGTGGAGAACTGGCTGTCCTCGTACAGACACATCTTTGTGCTGGGACAGTTCCTGCACGGCGTGGGGGCGTCGCCGCTCTACACCCTGGGCATCACCTACCTCGATGAGTCCGTACCTGTCAAGATGTCCTCAGTCTACCTGG GCATCTTCTACGCCATGGCTGTAGTGGGTCCGGCCGCTGGGTATGTGTTGGGTGGACAGTTCCTCCGTGTGTACATCAACGCCCCCAAAGTGCTGCccgacag GTATGGGTTGGAGGCGAGCAGCGACCTGTGGCTGGGCGGGTGGTGGATCGGGTTCCTGCTGTCCGGGTCACTCTGCATGTTGATCTCCTGGCCTATCATGGCATTCCCCGCGCAGCTGCCGG GCGCAAAAGCAATCAAGGCATCACGAGTCTCCGAGGCCTATGGATCTACagcaggtgcaggaggaggaggaggaggaggaggcggaggaggaagggacatcacggcagcaggagcaggaggtggtGGGGCGGCAGGGTTCGGCAAGCTGCGGGACCTGCCGAAAGCCGTGAAGGTCCTGGCGCTTAACCCGACCTTCCTGGCCCTCTCCCTCGCCGGCGCCACGGAGGGGATTCTCTTGGCAGGGTTCGCGACCTTTACGCCGAAGTTCCTGGAGAATCAGTTTAGCATGGCGGCCAGTCTCGCGGCGCTGATTGTAG GATTTGTGGTTGTCCCGGCGGGTGGAGGCGGAACGCTGCTGGGTGGGTGGATCATCAAGCGGCTCCACCTCTCCTGTTCCGGCATCCTCAAAATGTGCATCATCTTCTCTGTGGTGTGCGTCCTCTCCTGCCTCACCTTCGTCATCTCCTGCCCCAACATCGACTTTGCCGGCGTCAATGTGGAGTACGGGAATAG GTCGACGTCACCCTCCGCGCCGAGCCTCATCGCGTCCTGTAACCAGCAGTGTGGGTGTCAGGACGTTGCCTATAGCCCTGTCTGTGGCGCCAACAACGTCATGTATTTCTCCCCGTGTCACGCCGGCTGCTCGAGCATGGTGGAGGGGCAGGATGGGGTCAAG gtgTTCCAGGAGTGCAGGTGTGTGGCCCCGAGCAGCCCCACCGCCCCGCCTGGTGACCCCCGCCTCGCCCCAGACTCAGCGCTTCGTGAGAAATGCCCCGCCACCTGCCTCCTCATGCCTGTCTTCCTCGCCATCTTCTTTGTGACGATGCTCCTCACCTTCATCATCAGTCTCCCGGCACTCTCGGGCACGctcag ATGTGTCCCGGACTCTCACCGATCCTTCGCGCTGGGGCTGCAGTGGATAGTGATTAGGTTACTTGGCACTATTCCCGGGCCTATCCTTTTCGGCGTCCTCTTTGACCACACCTGCATCCTCTGGCAGTCCACTTGTGGGAGGGGAGGCGCCTGCAGGAGCTACGACAACTTCCACATGagcag GTACATGATGGCAATTTCCGTCCTCTTCAAATTCCTCTCcaccattctcttcatcatcgcCTGGTGGATGTACAAGGCGCCCCCCACCTCCTCCGACGCCCTACCAGACCCCCCGCTGACCCTCCCCATCCCCCACTCCTCCCCCGCTACCACCCCGCCCATCACCCCGAAGCGGAAAGGGTTCAGGGGCGGAAGGGAGCTAAGGGGGGTGGACAACATGGGTGCAGAACTTACCTGA